GGCAAACTTAAAAAATTAGGGTTTACCCTTATAAACACATTCTCATACCTCTTTTCTTAATCTTCCTACCGGAATATCCAATTGCTCGCGGTATTTGGCAACGGTGCTGCGGGCAGCGGTAAATTTAGTTCTTGTCATTTGCTTTTAGTTTTAATTATTAATGATTTCAACTTCACGGGTCTTCGATAGGATGGGCAGTTTTTGCCTCAGAAATTTATAATTTTATAATGCTTTTTATTTGGTATATTTATTTAAGAACTATTTATATGAGAGTTTTCTCTTTACTTTTTTCAATCTTAGCCTTTTCATTGGGTGCTCAAAACTATCAATGGGCTGTTAGCGATACCACTTACCAATTGTCGAGTGGAACAAGTATTGCGGTAGATAGTACCGGTAATATTGCAGTATCGCAAACGCTGGGTGATGATAAAAATATAGATGTGGTTAAGTATGATGCTAATCAAAATGTGTTATGGAGAAAGCGCATTTATAGTTTTCTCATCGATTATTCAGACGTGGCAATGGACCAGCAAGGCAACGTTTATTTTTCGGCTAGTTTTTTTACTTATGTTAACATTGATGGGACTCAATATAATACACCTTACTCTGGTTGTGTTCGTATGGTATTAGTAAAGTTTAACGCACAGGGGGTCGTACAGTGGGTTAAACAATCAACGGGGTGCGATGCGGGCGCAAGGGCTTTAACAGTTGATTTCAACTCCAACGTATATGTTATGGGCGGTGTCGGACCTAGTGGCCCGGTTAATTTTGATAGTCTATCAGCTAATCCTGGTCTTTTTGTAGTTAAATATAACAAAAATGGCGTGGTCCAATGGGTTCGTTCATCGGTAAATGGAGATGGAAGCAGCGGTGACGGTCCTAAAATAAAGGCCTCCAAAAGCGGTAATATTTATATTGCAGGTTTACTGGGCGGTGCAACAGCATTTGGAACTCATTCTGTCTCTACCTCTGGTGATTTTGATGTATATATTGCTAAACTTGATTCTGCGGGTAACTGGCTTTGGGCCAAACGTGGAGGCGGCATATACGAAGAATGGCTTTACGGATTAGATGTTGATGATAACGATAACGCTCAAATAACCGGCTATTTTCACAGCCCTACTGCAACATTTGGCAACACCTCCATAACAAACACTACTGTAGAAGATTACTTTTTAGCAAAATATGATAGTAACGGTAATGAGTTGTGGGCTAAAGGAGGTGCTAAAATGTGGCAGGGTAATAGTTTTTGTGTAGATGCTGTAGGTAACTCTTACATGGTTTCATACGGTACATTTTTAAGGAAACATGATTTTAATGGCTCCTATATGTGGCATACCTTAAAAAATATTCATAATGGCCGCATGGTGTCTGATAAGAA
The DNA window shown above is from Candidatus Dependentiae bacterium and carries:
- a CDS encoding T9SS type A sorting domain-containing protein, with the translated sequence MRVFSLLFSILAFSLGAQNYQWAVSDTTYQLSSGTSIAVDSTGNIAVSQTLGDDKNIDVVKYDANQNVLWRKRIYSFLIDYSDVAMDQQGNVYFSASFFTYVNIDGTQYNTPYSGCVRMVLVKFNAQGVVQWVKQSTGCDAGARALTVDFNSNVYVMGGVGPSGPVNFDSLSANPGLFVVKYNKNGVVQWVRSSVNGDGSSGDGPKIKASKSGNIYIAGLLGGATAFGTHSVSTSGDFDVYIAKLDSAGNWLWAKRGGGIYEEWLYGLDVDDNDNAQITGYFHSPTATFGNTSITNTTVEDYFLAKYDSNGNELWAKGGAKMWQGNSFCVDAVGNSYMVSYGTFLRKHDFNGSYMWHTLKNIHNGRMVSDKKGSVYITGNLKVPATFGSTTINPIKMQQMFVAKLYDPSPVVTKLSEMNKHSLIELYPNPAQDYFYIASDATDKVLLRITNPLGQLVHSELVNTSERPAQKINVAHLSKGLYIAEVFDSRSKEILQTKKLIVN